The stretch of DNA CAGTGCAACTTTAACTAAGCAGCTTTCTGCCGCAGAGCATCTTCTGGTGATGGAAGACACATTACTGCCCATTCAAATCAATATGCTGGAAGAGGTCTTCCACCACCAGGAGATGTCGTACGGCAGAAGGCTGTGTAGGAAATATGGGCCACAGGGTCATTGGAAAGCAAAGGCTGACGCAAAGCTCCTTAATACATTGACACGTAAAGGGACACAATATGAAATTGACTGTCTTCTCATCTATCCCATCATAAAACCCATAATGTGTGACCTTTGATACATTGTGCCCTGTTCCTTCCTGCAGGAGCACTGACAAAATCGTTCTTGGAGAACATGACAGAGGCTCGAACGCTGAACCCATCCAGTCTTTGGCTGTGGCTAAGGTGAGATGAACACCGACTGATTTATTATATAAGCTGAAGATGTAGCTCGTTAGTAATGCCATTGCCTTGTCACTGCCTTTTACAGATGTTCAAACTTGTTCAAATTTGAGTTTGCCTACTGTATATTTCACTCGAACTTTCAAATACGTTCATAAATTTGTAAAATGTTCAACACAACATTTTCACCAAAAACTAAATTGACAAAGTCATGCTGAACTGCAGCAATTTTTCACCGAACTTTGACATTTTTAAGCAATATTGAAGAATCTACCctaaaatatgggttttgctttgcttcttctccccctcttccaCACTTCCTCCTCCACCCTCTTCTGCTTTCCTTCCTCCACCTCTCTgctcttcctctcctcctctctctctctctctcctttttcctctctcacctcctcctctactgctctccttcctcatcctcctctccagTAAAACTGTCAGAATGTGGAGACTTTGAATAGGAAAAAAGTTAAGTTGGTAAATGTCCCACAGTTTGCCAACTTGGGTGAAACATTTGCATATTTATTCTGCCTTTGTAGCAGATGACACTGGTTTGAATCCCAGGATCACACATCCCTAGGCAAGTCACTTCTTCTTCTTGAACCtaaggcaccaaaattagatagtaagctctatAGGGCAGAGACCCTTTTGTGCCTGTAAAATTCGGTGCTATGTAGGAAAGAGAAATTATGTTTAAAGTGCAGCAGCTCCTCGCATCACACCACCTAACGCTCAATATAAACACTCGCTCAGCCTTTGCTGATGCACACAGGGGAACACCAAATAGCCCTAATATATTGATGATGATAATTACTCGGATAACATAACATGAATATAAAGACCCTTCATATTTATCTAAAGCCTCTCTGTTTAACCCAGTCATTTTTTTCTGTTACAGGTTTTTACTCATCCCCAGTGGAACGCCAACACAATCACCAATGACATTTCTCTCGTTAAACTCGCCACTCCGGCTGTCATCACCGCCACCGTTTCTCCAGTTTGCCTGGCTAATGTTGGAGAAAATTACGTTAGTGGCCGTCTGTGTGTTACAAGCGGATGGGGAAAGACCCGATACAACTGTGAGAGCCAAACGTTAAACCCTCCAATTTGTACATTACTTATCGAGACACATTAGAAAGACTTCCAGTTTGAGAACGTAAGAGCATTCATATCCATAGAGTTTAAAGCCAGGGACAGAAGGAAAACAGCGGATACTGCTGCCGAACTGTCACTTATGTTATGATCATTGTGGTCATGGTAGGTACATGGTAGGTATGTTGTGGTCATGGTAGGTATCATGGCATAGATAGTTAAAGCTGTAAATACCTGTAGTTATCTAATGTAAGAGTTAGACACCTAAAGAAGAGACTAATGAGGTCTTGACACATAAACTATCCAAAGTGATTTAGAAAATCTCTCACATCAATCTATTAGCACCGGTTCCAACAGAAGAATCCACATTTCTCCATCactacatttctgtttcacccctaTTGTGTCAAGTCTCCAATGAAATACAGTAGTATGGGCCATATGACAAGCAGTCATAAGACATACAACACGTTCCGCGGTCGTACGTCAATGTCTTCCAGCGCCAGAGGGTGCCACGGCTGAAGATAGCTTAGTAAATTTGGGCCTATGTCTCTTTCTATATCTGCAGCATTCACAACCCCCAACCAACTTCAACAGACAGCTCTGCCTCTGCTGACCAACGACCAGTGCAAGAACTACTGGGGAAGCAACGTCCAAGACAGCATGATCTGCGCCGGAGCTGCTGGATCCTCTTCCTGCATGGTTCGTATCTACGATAACTCTTTGCATTTCAGCGACATCAAACTAGCCTCAAATTACCCAAATCTACTTCTAAAGGAACCAAACAATCTTTCCATGAGAATCAAGGACCACTCAACACTAGTctagaataaaaaatatacattaagAATATACATTAAGTAGGATGAGACATGAAATTAGACCTTGGTCACGTATGAACATCATAATTTATTTTGGTGGTTCGTTAAGCCAGTTGATATACGTTGGCATAATACATGTTATTCCTCTCCTGCCCACCTTTAAATATGACACTAAGAGCATGGAGTTGTGAATTGGCCACTCTTTGCCATTTACAGATCCATTTGTTACATAAGTGCCAAGTCTGCCCAATAAATAATGAGAAGACCTATGTAATGGTCAGGCTGCTCTCTAATGGGAAGGGAATGCCATGTAAGATACCTGGGACCAAATGTATCAGGGCAAAAGTGATGTAATTCTGGGGAAAGACAACTGTACCATATGTATCAGAGAAACATCCTACTGAAATCAATATTTTCTTTAAGTTGGTGCAATTGTTTTGCCGCGATATATAGACTCCCTTCTGTTAAAATGTAAATCATATATGATAATTTGAAAATACTGGGTGAGACCATAGGCATATAAGGGATTGTATCGGTATCCTAGTGTAAAGTCAAGGGAATAGCAGGGGAAGTGTTTCAAGAATGTGTTTGTACGACTGTCAATAACTGTAATAATACAATACCatcaaaatagaaaatatatagaGGAAAAGAGAACAAATTGTGAATACAAGGGCGGGGGAGGGGTCAATAGGCTCTATATAGGAGGATCGTAGACACCCCGGGGTGGGACATAGTTCAAAGTTTGCCTCTAGGGAACTGCATGTttgtcatatttatttatttataaaatattttaccaggaagtaatacattgagagttacctctcgttttcaagtatgtcctgggcacagagtaaaacaaataatacatggttacaagtacagttacataaatgaacaaggtatacattatatacaagacattgcgtgcacagttaaagaaaatatatattatgagcgtatgaaacagttacagaccagattaaagtgtgagacagccttagatttgaaagaacttaagctggtggtggatatgagagtctctggtaggttgttccagttttggggtgcacggaaggagaaggaggaacgtccggatactttgttgagccttgggaccatgaatagtcttttggagtctgatctcaggtgataggtgctgcatgtggtaggggtgaggagcttggtcATAGGTCAGGAAAGAAGAGCGCTCTCCATAGATTAAATCATAATGGAGAATGTTACACCCCATAGCTTGGCTTGGGAAAAGACCTTAAGGTTTAAGAGCTCTATACACTATGTAACACTGTAGAAAGACAAAGTTTGAGAAACTTTTAGTGAGAAGAGTAGGGATGCCGGTAAGATTACTGATAGCTCTCCTAGCACAGAACCAATTAGACAAAGACATCAAATGTCAAACAATTCTTTGTATTATTTCCTATGGTTTGATCATTTACTTTGTTTCCTTTTATCACACACAGGGTGACTCTGGTGGACCTCTTGTGTGCCAGGAGAATGGTGTCTGGTCACTGGTTGGTATTGTGTCTTGGGGTAGCAGCACGTGCTCCACTTCCACCCCAGCTGCCTATGCTCGTGTTACCGTACTCCGTGGTTGGGTTGACCAGATCCTCGCTGCCAACTAAAGACAACAAAGACAAAAGAGAAACACACTCAGAGAAATATGTTAAGAAATAAAGCTGTGTAAACTTTACCATCATACCTGCTGTAAAGTCAATTCTTTCACCATCAGCGACTTGTTGAGCATAGTTATTGTAGCCCCACTGACCCTAGAGATAACTAGATTTTCCAATGTTTTGCACCTTTTCACAGGTCAAAGAAGGTGATCTATTATCTTTTGTACAAACACCTACTGCATCCCAGATCATAAGAAACATAAATGACTGCTTTAGTACTAATTGTgctatacagtagggccccgctttttggcgatccgccaatacggcggtCCAGCGAAGGGGGCCCGCTGagtccacgcatgcgcagaagggggcaCTCTGGGATGGCGTAGGAGGTAGGAGAGACAGGAAATCGCCAGTGGACATAGCAAATGCTATGTTCCACTTTCCGGCGGCatgcctggaacggaacccgccgtatgagtgGGGCTCAACTGTACATCTCATTTGAGAAATAAACATTACTCAAAAACCTCGCATTAAATTGGTACTAGGATGATATCTGCATTTGAATGGCCAGTAATAAATATTCGCAGAGGTACAGTATAGTTTTTAAATAGTTCCAACCAGAACAGACAGTAGAATATCAAACAATTTGAGAAACACTAACAAAAAGGAACTTTTGTCACAAAGACCTTAAACCTTAGAATTCCCTTATATACTCTACCagagatataaaaaaaacattgtgaATTAACTTACTGTATGATTTGGAGagttagggaggggttatatagtTATAGAACACACATATTACatcctgtgccccctctctctctcgttttcttGTGCCCAAGTTCGATACAAGGAACTCGCAAGAGAACTTTTCATCCCATGAACAACGCAATTGACACGGGGTCATCTCTTGAGATTAGAGGAAAGGTGATTTCACCAGCAAGCCAAGGAAAGGTTCTATAAAGTAAGGGCAGATAAAATGTggtacccatggagactgggatggcagatatatttttagaaaggaaaggtatacagggatatgcagAATAAGTTGTAACACTCTGTAGGAAGGGAGTTGGTTCTGGGAGAAATCTGATTactggaatcaggaaggaatatTTTTTCCTGTGAAATTTAATCTTCAAATGTTTCACTGGGGGGGGCATTATTTGCATTTCTTTGGATCAATAAACCTATACATATAAGATGAGTACCTCACCTATTGAGAGTTAAGCTTGAATTAAACTCTATGGACAATGGGACACTCCTTTTGATTTCATCCCAAACTCTAATATCTTACCAAGTCACTCGGACGTCCGCCAGATCCAAAATGGTGAGAAACTTTATTGCGCCTGTAACAGAACATGGACCTGGAGTGGTATAGTGCATCAAAGTTTGCTGTGTGTGGCTGCGTACGCCTCTGCGGAATTCCGGTAGACGGGGAACACTTGCAAGGGTTCTAATCACTAAAGTGGGAGTCATTATTACTATTGTTACTAATTAATGCTAATTTTGCCTTACACACTAACTATGGAGAGAGGGAATCCGTGATGTAGCTAAACATGCAGCGGCCCCCGGGCAAAATTTGGCGCAAGTACGATCGGCACTTGCCAGCCGCACATGGGCGAACAGCGTTTGCAGAATTGACCCCCAGAGTGCAAGCCCCCAGGCTTTGTTCGGGCTACGCCCCTGGAGGGAATAGTAAAGGTAGTTGGACCTTGTTAAGCCACGGAAAGAAGACCTTAGTTTCTTGGGGTCCGTTATTATTTGACATGTAGGCTAATGTGGTTCCTTCTAGCTGTTTGACTATGGCCATTACGTTGAGGCCATAGGGCTAAGGTTAGTGTTTACTATGCAGTGCTGCCCCATAACACCCCTTCCAGCACTGCACTTTCACGTGAATGTGCCGAAGAGGGagctatgtatcaaggcaacttTGGTGCAAAACCCGGGTGTTCTGTTCTAGGCTCACTGCGGCGTAGTGCGTAGAAACAGGCAGCTAAACTCATCTCCTTCTCCAGCACACAGAGTCCTTCTTAGGTTTCTGAAAACTTTCTTAATGAGAGCAAACAGAAATAAAAGGGGACTTTGGGAATGCAAAATTAGGGGAAGGTGAAAAAAATAAACTATCCCAGGGAGAGAAGTGAGCGAGAGACCACTAGCAATGGCTGCATGCTTGGAGGAAGGGGCTACAGCCTGACAAGCAGGGAACAGGGAGGGCCAAACCAGGTGCTAGGGTTCCAAATCTGAGGGGCAAGGTGAAGGGGTTACTAGGCAACAGGCTGAGAAGACAGCTATAGGATTTACACAGTAACGCAAACTAGGGTTAAGGTAACTGCAGCCATAGGACAAAGAAAACCCATACAGGGGACAGAACACCAGGCATTATCACCCTGCTCCTATGTATCAGAGCAGTTTCATGCAATTTTGCCTCCTCTGCCTTAGCTTGCTCCATAgtgagtgtcagtaggaggagttggggggagttacatggtgcacagattataatgagatgcatcacattctgcgtctcttccCCAGCTTGCACTGGGGCAGAGAAAATTATAAAGTTAAACAGGGTTTAATTAGAGCAGATACAAGAAATCCTGGGTACACAGGTAGACAGGGAAGGTAAATAAGCAGGACTACCAAACAGAAACAGGGGGTGGACTGGGACACGGACAAGGGCAAGTAACAGGAAAATGGACTGTTGAAAAAAAACAGAGCTGAAACGCAAGGAAAGATCAACTTTCTGGACTTTAAATAGGAGACCGAAAAGGACCTTTTTCCACATGTCTGCAGTATCATCTATACCCTTTTACTCAAACACAATTGAACTTTTTGGTCTAAATTCCCAGCGTTAAATCTGGCGCAAGCTCAACACTGCACATCACCGCGTCAACACCATCTCAAcggtcaagcatggtggtggcaacATCTTGTTATGGGGACGCTTCTCTTCTGCAGGGACTGGGAAGCGTGTCcggatagaggggagaatggatggtGTAAAGTACAAGGAAATCCTtgaggaaaaaacaaaacaaaaaagaagcgCTAACATAAACTAATGGTCTAACCTAGATACACATAATGTAAGTGATGCTGCATGAAAGAGAACTGTTCCCAGTTCGAAGAATAGATACAATCTAGATTAATCAGCGcaccttaaaaataaaaatatagtgaAGCACT from Ascaphus truei isolate aAscTru1 chromosome 19, aAscTru1.hap1, whole genome shotgun sequence encodes:
- the LOC142470100 gene encoding chymotrypsinogen A-like — encoded protein: MAFLWLVSCLALFSAAYGCGVPSISPLVTGYARIVNGEQAVPGSWPWQVSLQDRTGWHYCGGSLINAQWVVTAAHCGVGSTDKIVLGEHDRGSNAEPIQSLAVAKVFTHPQWNANTITNDISLVKLATPAVITATVSPVCLANVGENYVSGRLCVTSGWGKTRYNSFTTPNQLQQTALPLLTNDQCKNYWGSNVQDSMICAGAAGSSSCMGDSGGPLVCQENGVWSLVGIVSWGSSTCSTSTPAAYARVTVLRGWVDQILAAN